The Sediminispirochaeta smaragdinae DSM 11293 genome has a segment encoding these proteins:
- a CDS encoding carbohydrate kinase family protein has protein sequence MPEKVLFAGDANIDFIFSDLDTPPQEDREVFCKGYTTALGGSGTITAAAYARLGGSCDFCGLLGDDTNGRQVMEYLRNAGVGLTLLRRMENLETGITVSMIHGSTRTQVTYRGSLDVADETETLKQEMHDYGHLHLSGIYGTTQFLPNVTQVLQAAYDKGLTTSLDTQWDPSQTWPFADQWLPYITWLFVNESEAISLAVKHCGISDRKPDWEMAWEALAKKTPCPIIKLGPKGSYMGGNLYPPVDVDHVYDPTGAGDSFAAAFLYATIAAGQDACRAIHLAQAAGALACTFLGGNSERFTREKLYSMVENPLL, from the coding sequence GTGCCAGAAAAAGTGCTTTTTGCCGGTGATGCAAACATTGATTTCATTTTTTCCGATCTCGATACCCCGCCTCAGGAGGATAGGGAGGTCTTCTGCAAAGGATATACGACCGCGCTCGGCGGTTCCGGTACCATAACCGCTGCCGCATATGCTCGACTGGGCGGATCGTGTGATTTCTGCGGCCTGCTGGGAGATGACACGAACGGCCGTCAGGTCATGGAGTATCTCAGGAATGCTGGCGTCGGGCTTACGCTCCTGCGGCGCATGGAAAACCTGGAGACTGGTATCACGGTGAGCATGATACATGGTTCGACTCGTACCCAGGTGACCTATCGTGGAAGCCTTGATGTAGCGGATGAAACAGAGACCCTCAAACAGGAGATGCACGACTACGGTCATCTCCACCTCTCCGGGATATACGGGACAACGCAATTCCTCCCGAATGTTACCCAGGTTCTGCAAGCCGCATATGATAAGGGATTGACGACTTCTCTTGATACACAGTGGGATCCCTCCCAAACATGGCCGTTTGCCGATCAATGGCTGCCCTATATCACGTGGCTTTTTGTCAATGAATCGGAAGCAATATCCCTTGCAGTTAAGCACTGCGGGATATCGGATAGGAAGCCTGACTGGGAAATGGCATGGGAAGCCCTTGCTAAGAAGACCCCTTGTCCAATCATTAAACTGGGACCAAAGGGAAGCTATATGGGAGGGAACCTTTACCCCCCCGTGGATGTCGATCACGTATATGATCCTACAGGTGCCGGAGACAGCTTTGCCGCGGCGTTTCTGTATGCAACGATCGCAGCGGGACAGGATGCCTGTCGGGCAATTCACCTTGCTCAGGCCGCAGGAGCCCTGGCCTGTACCTTTCTCGGCGGTAATTCCGAAAGGTTTACCCGTGAGAAACTCTATTCGATGGTGGAGAACCCCCTCCTTTAA
- a CDS encoding PocR ligand-binding domain-containing protein, whose amino-acid sequence MTENLQLLELVEKEQLDEVLRGFTQITGVSSFIISPEGEPISEQYNWTHLCSDYCRSTEKGKQLCYKSDRYGAEMSAKLKKRVSYTCLNAGLIDCTSPIIVGNYHIASFMCGQILYKPIDEDCARRHACAIGIKDLDGYLQAVSSIPIISPERMDAIVDFLQVITRTISELAWNTYVHSKQTRRYLDRIINMVSDGIVSIDTQGRISMANDAVGYMTGFNKHEIIGQDFSEFLGDDDSLSTYEKMLSTVREKGHGRAAIQLATASDKKIPVQVSFDKDKEQQAHLACVAVLRDVSQEFAIEQLKEDLIGMMTHDLKNPVFSIQKAMQLLSSGVLGTLNPEQDEVVRLSLGTTQQLSRMVMDYLDIYQHENGELRLRKEILDMRTILRQSIDQIELIAQEKDVAIVYNPPTAALNFMGDRLRLIRICLNLLENAIKFSPFGGTIHIESRYVSPRDCPYLSECLLDREKDEQHYVLTEMSDQGPGIKKGAEYAIFDKFSTSRCRDSCIPGGGGLGLAFCKLAVTAHHGVIGVASPVCSDRKGELYGSRFYFLLPADTKIKFQTAGIEL is encoded by the coding sequence ATGACGGAAAATCTTCAACTCCTTGAACTGGTTGAAAAGGAACAGCTGGACGAAGTGCTGCGCGGTTTTACCCAGATCACGGGGGTTTCGAGTTTCATCATCAGTCCCGAGGGCGAGCCAATCAGTGAACAGTACAATTGGACGCATCTGTGTAGTGACTATTGCCGGTCCACAGAGAAGGGAAAGCAGCTCTGTTATAAAAGCGATCGCTACGGGGCAGAGATGTCGGCGAAGCTGAAAAAGCGTGTCAGTTATACCTGTCTGAATGCCGGATTGATCGATTGTACCTCGCCTATCATCGTTGGAAACTACCATATCGCCAGTTTTATGTGCGGCCAAATCCTCTATAAGCCCATCGATGAGGATTGTGCCCGGCGGCATGCCTGTGCAATAGGAATCAAAGATCTTGATGGCTATCTTCAGGCCGTCAGCAGTATTCCGATTATCAGCCCCGAACGGATGGATGCCATTGTCGATTTCCTGCAGGTGATAACCCGAACGATAAGTGAACTTGCTTGGAATACGTATGTTCATTCCAAACAGACACGGCGTTACCTGGATCGGATCATCAATATGGTCAGCGATGGAATTGTCTCGATTGATACGCAGGGGCGAATTTCCATGGCAAATGATGCCGTCGGCTACATGACGGGCTTTAACAAGCATGAGATCATTGGCCAGGACTTTTCCGAATTCCTCGGTGATGATGATTCGCTGTCGACCTATGAGAAGATGCTTTCCACCGTTAGGGAAAAGGGCCATGGTAGGGCGGCAATACAACTTGCCACTGCCTCAGATAAGAAAATCCCCGTCCAGGTCTCCTTTGATAAGGATAAAGAGCAACAGGCCCACCTTGCCTGTGTGGCGGTATTACGGGATGTTTCTCAGGAGTTTGCCATTGAGCAGTTGAAGGAAGATCTCATCGGTATGATGACGCACGATCTGAAAAACCCTGTTTTTTCCATCCAGAAGGCGATGCAGCTTTTATCCTCCGGGGTTCTCGGAACCCTGAATCCCGAACAGGATGAGGTGGTAAGGCTTTCTCTTGGTACGACTCAACAGCTTTCGCGAATGGTCATGGATTATCTTGATATCTATCAGCATGAAAATGGCGAACTGCGGCTTCGTAAGGAGATCTTGGATATGCGAACGATACTCAGGCAGAGTATCGACCAGATAGAATTAATTGCGCAGGAGAAGGACGTCGCTATTGTGTACAATCCTCCGACGGCTGCGTTGAATTTCATGGGCGACCGCTTGCGTCTTATTCGCATATGTCTAAACCTATTGGAAAATGCCATAAAATTCAGTCCTTTTGGCGGAACGATTCACATCGAAAGTCGCTATGTTTCTCCCCGTGATTGTCCCTATCTTTCGGAATGCCTACTTGATCGGGAAAAAGATGAACAACACTACGTATTGACGGAAATGAGCGACCAGGGGCCTGGTATTAAAAAGGGTGCCGAATACGCCATTTTTGATAAATTTTCTACTTCCAGATGCCGGGATTCCTGCATCCCGGGAGGGGGGGGACTTGGGCTTGCCTTTTGCAAACTGGCGGTAACGGCTCATCACGGTGTGATCGGGGTTGCTTCGCCTGTCTGTTCGGATCGGAAAGGAGAGCTCTACGGAAGCCGTTTCTACTTTCTTCTCCCTGCCGATACGAAGATCAAATTTCAAACGGCGGGTATCGAACTATAG
- a CDS encoding response regulator gives MEGEKQSTIFICDDHPLFRCGLRLSLNQLSNLEVVGEAENGFDAVERIIACKPDMALVDVDMPGLSGISAIKVLRKALPKLKILVLSALEDDHYVRDAMAAGADGYLLKCVDIDALVQIIGSLCKGIPAVSPYLLNLTIDDLSDAKDSGSSLTTREKDVLRCMLEGKENKEIADELFISCETVKSHIKHIFRKLEVTNRVQAVQVAAEKKILNS, from the coding sequence ATGGAAGGAGAAAAGCAATCAACGATTTTTATCTGCGATGATCATCCTCTCTTTCGCTGCGGTCTGCGTTTAAGTCTGAATCAGCTGTCGAATCTTGAGGTCGTCGGTGAGGCGGAGAACGGCTTTGACGCGGTGGAGCGTATCATTGCTTGTAAGCCGGATATGGCATTGGTCGATGTCGATATGCCGGGGCTCTCCGGAATCAGTGCCATCAAGGTTCTTCGCAAGGCCCTGCCGAAGTTGAAAATTCTTGTATTGTCGGCACTCGAGGATGATCACTATGTCCGTGATGCCATGGCTGCCGGTGCCGACGGCTACCTCCTTAAGTGTGTCGATATCGATGCCCTGGTTCAGATTATCGGCAGCCTCTGTAAAGGGATTCCTGCGGTTTCTCCCTACCTACTGAATCTGACCATTGATGATCTTTCTGACGCAAAGGATTCCGGCTCTTCTCTGACCACAAGAGAGAAGGATGTTTTACGATGTATGCTGGAAGGAAAAGAGAATAAAGAGATAGCGGATGAGCTTTTCATCAGCTGCGAGACGGTAAAAAGTCATATAAAACATATTTTCCGCAAGTTAGAGGTGACCAACCGGGTCCAGGCCGTTCAGGTTGCCGCAGAAAAAAAGATTCTTAACTCTTAG
- a CDS encoding (2Fe-2S)-binding protein, whose product MVKVDEEGGARRITLHINDDEHHLVVEPQETLREVLHDRIGLTGTKEMCDRGACGSCTVIMDGRPVLSCMTLAIECEGHRIETIEQINKMGHPLVQAYADNHAMQCGYCTPGFVVTAKALLDRNANPSKEEIISALEGNICRCGTYPAHVRAVQDAAKRLQEKEAV is encoded by the coding sequence ATGGTTAAGGTCGACGAAGAGGGCGGCGCCAGAAGAATAACGCTTCACATAAACGATGATGAGCACCATTTGGTCGTCGAACCCCAAGAGACCCTGCGTGAGGTTTTGCACGACAGGATCGGCTTAACAGGAACGAAGGAGATGTGCGATAGAGGTGCCTGCGGCTCCTGTACCGTAATCATGGACGGCAGGCCGGTGCTTTCCTGCATGACGCTGGCGATTGAATGCGAGGGACACCGGATTGAAACCATCGAACAGATCAACAAAATGGGGCACCCGCTGGTACAGGCGTATGCCGACAACCATGCAATGCAGTGTGGCTATTGTACTCCGGGTTTTGTGGTAACGGCGAAGGCCTTGTTGGACCGAAATGCAAATCCGTCGAAGGAAGAGATTATTTCGGCTCTGGAGGGCAACATCTGCAGATGTGGAACATATCCGGCGCATGTAAGAGCGGTGCAGGATGCAGCCAAAAGATTACAGGAGAAGGAGGCAGTCTGA
- a CDS encoding xanthine dehydrogenase family protein molybdopterin-binding subunit encodes MSDEPKIMEYEPLVHDRYIPEAFEFLGKRGIARMDGREKAGGTAQYTRDVSLPGMLYCKIMMSPYANAVIKSLDTSKAEALPGVRAILRFDDPELQNKALLGTNTKFNAGHLASDGQAFYKGKEELAVTQEQWMQGGGRVLDGFAWWEGAHSGVAVAAESLQIAEEAINLVEVEWEERDVVLNPIEALKPGAPPAAPELNDKNNMLRKVRIEHGDVEKGFQEADKVIEFSIKRNPYSVADAEPMSDVILWRGDNMEIWAHQQQAYDGKCLLSAVTGVPLNKIKLHVPYQGCHFGGGGNPMMHHTHGLHVVSAILSKRTGRPVKTLYNRRDNFYSLSQDADSNTHFKVGFTNDGTITAVKIDNIVAKMGQYGIDHFEDNTRIPNLLLNYVEAQTNVAPAWWFRCEQNHNCFCFSAVFAHVAEATGLDPTVVALKNDGVGGKDMKYLSKFKKEHGFPDRDSLAEIIKKGKAAIEWDKKWHEPGKKMLPNGKLHGIGFTWDHEWDDNRGSASAGLIMHCDGTVDILAQKSDDGVNPMTTHCEIVAEELGLKLEDVNWRFFEETGFQMMTPDGSCNLCTDAYVSCNMARKAKKKLLEYATTPIKLIEIEYPPAFPNRKPEELDVKDSMVFVKADPSISVPVAEVVKRTVLNQAGSRAPLFEWAYHRQGRYGCEEGRHRLCRQGYFSEVEVDPETGEVDIKKIVNINDVGKALSPDTCEGQQYGGAYMGAGRGMAEEVVYDPKTGVKLNGNLIDYKVWTFRDIEATENILVETGMGYGPYGLVGIGEDCATVVPFVIGNAIHNAIGEWVDEHPMTPNKVIKAIQKAKEKGVF; translated from the coding sequence ATGTCCGACGAACCGAAAATCATGGAATATGAGCCCCTGGTTCATGACAGATACATCCCGGAAGCCTTTGAGTTTCTTGGAAAACGGGGCATAGCGCGAATGGACGGCAGGGAAAAAGCGGGCGGTACGGCTCAATATACCCGTGATGTGAGCCTTCCCGGCATGCTCTATTGCAAGATCATGATGTCACCCTATGCGAATGCCGTTATCAAAAGTCTCGATACATCAAAGGCTGAAGCCTTGCCCGGAGTACGTGCGATTTTACGTTTCGATGACCCGGAGCTGCAGAACAAGGCGCTGCTCGGGACGAATACGAAGTTTAATGCGGGCCACCTCGCTTCTGACGGGCAGGCTTTTTACAAAGGCAAAGAAGAACTTGCCGTTACCCAGGAGCAGTGGATGCAGGGGGGCGGTCGGGTTCTTGACGGCTTTGCATGGTGGGAAGGTGCCCATTCGGGTGTTGCCGTCGCCGCCGAAAGCCTTCAAATAGCAGAAGAGGCTATTAATCTGGTAGAGGTTGAATGGGAAGAGCGGGATGTGGTTCTTAATCCCATAGAGGCCCTTAAACCCGGTGCTCCTCCCGCTGCCCCGGAGCTGAACGACAAAAACAACATGCTCAGAAAGGTTCGTATCGAACACGGGGATGTAGAGAAGGGTTTCCAGGAAGCGGATAAGGTTATCGAATTCAGCATCAAGCGGAACCCCTATTCGGTAGCCGACGCCGAGCCCATGAGTGATGTCATTCTCTGGAGGGGAGACAACATGGAGATTTGGGCCCATCAGCAGCAAGCCTATGACGGGAAGTGCCTGCTGAGCGCGGTAACGGGCGTTCCTCTCAATAAGATAAAACTCCATGTTCCGTATCAGGGCTGCCATTTCGGTGGAGGCGGAAACCCCATGATGCACCATACCCACGGGTTGCATGTGGTCAGTGCCATCCTATCGAAGCGCACAGGGCGGCCGGTCAAAACCCTCTACAATCGACGGGACAATTTTTATTCCCTTTCTCAGGATGCGGATTCCAATACCCACTTCAAGGTTGGTTTTACGAATGACGGAACCATCACTGCGGTCAAGATTGATAATATTGTGGCAAAGATGGGACAGTACGGTATCGATCACTTTGAAGACAACACCCGTATTCCCAACCTGCTTCTTAACTACGTAGAGGCCCAAACAAATGTTGCACCGGCCTGGTGGTTCCGCTGCGAACAGAACCACAACTGTTTCTGCTTTAGTGCGGTCTTCGCTCACGTTGCTGAAGCAACGGGCCTGGATCCGACGGTCGTTGCCCTGAAGAACGATGGTGTAGGCGGCAAGGACATGAAGTATCTTTCCAAATTCAAGAAAGAACACGGATTTCCGGATCGGGACAGCCTCGCCGAAATCATTAAGAAGGGTAAAGCGGCCATAGAGTGGGACAAGAAGTGGCATGAACCTGGAAAAAAGATGCTGCCGAATGGAAAGCTGCACGGCATCGGTTTTACCTGGGACCATGAATGGGACGACAACAGAGGATCTGCAAGTGCCGGGCTTATTATGCATTGTGATGGTACGGTGGACATCCTGGCACAAAAGTCGGACGACGGCGTCAATCCCATGACTACCCACTGTGAGATCGTTGCAGAGGAGCTCGGGCTGAAACTGGAAGATGTTAACTGGCGCTTTTTTGAAGAGACCGGTTTCCAGATGATGACTCCTGACGGTTCCTGCAACTTGTGTACCGACGCATATGTAAGCTGCAACATGGCAAGGAAAGCCAAGAAGAAACTCCTCGAATACGCCACAACACCCATCAAACTTATTGAAATTGAATATCCTCCTGCTTTTCCCAACCGAAAACCGGAAGAACTTGACGTCAAGGACAGTATGGTTTTTGTAAAGGCTGATCCGAGTATCAGTGTACCTGTAGCGGAAGTGGTCAAACGGACCGTATTGAATCAGGCCGGTAGCCGGGCTCCGCTCTTTGAGTGGGCCTATCACCGCCAGGGCCGCTATGGTTGTGAAGAGGGACGGCACCGTCTGTGTCGGCAGGGATATTTTTCAGAAGTTGAGGTTGATCCTGAAACGGGTGAAGTGGATATCAAGAAAATCGTCAATATCAACGACGTAGGCAAGGCCTTAAGTCCCGACACCTGCGAAGGCCAGCAATACGGTGGTGCGTATATGGGAGCAGGGCGAGGCATGGCAGAAGAGGTTGTGTACGACCCGAAAACCGGTGTCAAATTGAATGGTAATTTGATCGACTATAAGGTTTGGACATTTCGCGATATCGAAGCCACGGAAAACATTCTTGTAGAGACCGGAATGGGCTATGGCCCCTATGGATTGGTCGGTATAGGAGAGGATTGTGCTACTGTCGTTCCCTTTGTAATCGGGAATGCGATCCATAACGCTATTGGGGAATGGGTCGATGAACATCCGATGACGCCGAATAAGGTCATCAAAGCAATCCAAAAAGCCAAAGAGAAGGGGGTCTTCTAA
- a CDS encoding FAD binding domain-containing protein encodes MVRFKHFDASTVEEAVELLYRFEGRAKVIAGGTDIVGFYKDNILPTPYEALINIKTIPGLEEIKEEDGFLRIGTLVRLEDIAHNTAVQENYTALALAAQHAASPHIREMGTIGGNVCQNSRCWYFRTPNNRFSCARKGGDECFASEGDNRYHSIFGDVKDCLAVNPSDTLPALIALGTKIVTSKRTLDITEMFPEKDPTRMHTLDPDEIITEFQISAPAAGMKSSWKKFAIRKSIDFPVVNCAAAVTIADGKVEDAMLCLNAVYYKPYVPARAVAYLKGKVLDEEVAETTGEAAVWGAKPLAMNEYKIQIAKGLIKQTLLACR; translated from the coding sequence ATGGTACGGTTCAAACATTTTGACGCTTCAACAGTAGAAGAAGCGGTCGAGCTCCTATACAGGTTTGAAGGCAGGGCAAAAGTGATAGCAGGCGGTACAGATATCGTCGGCTTTTACAAAGACAATATCCTGCCGACACCCTACGAGGCATTAATCAATATCAAGACCATTCCGGGGCTCGAGGAGATAAAGGAAGAGGATGGGTTTTTACGAATCGGAACCCTGGTTAGGCTTGAAGATATCGCACACAATACAGCGGTCCAGGAAAACTATACTGCGCTGGCCCTTGCCGCACAGCATGCGGCCTCTCCCCACATCCGAGAAATGGGGACTATCGGCGGAAATGTCTGCCAGAATTCGCGGTGCTGGTATTTCAGAACCCCGAATAACCGTTTTTCCTGTGCCAGAAAGGGCGGAGATGAGTGCTTTGCTTCAGAAGGAGATAATCGTTATCACTCGATTTTTGGCGATGTAAAGGATTGTCTGGCGGTGAATCCGAGCGATACGCTTCCTGCACTGATTGCCCTTGGGACAAAGATCGTAACCTCCAAGCGGACCCTTGATATCACAGAGATGTTTCCGGAAAAGGATCCGACGAGAATGCATACTCTCGATCCGGATGAGATTATTACCGAATTTCAGATTTCGGCCCCTGCTGCTGGAATGAAGAGTTCATGGAAAAAGTTCGCTATTCGTAAGTCCATCGATTTCCCAGTTGTCAACTGTGCAGCCGCCGTTACCATAGCGGATGGAAAGGTTGAGGATGCGATGCTTTGCTTGAATGCTGTCTATTATAAACCCTACGTTCCTGCGAGGGCGGTCGCCTATCTTAAGGGGAAGGTCCTGGACGAAGAGGTCGCCGAAACCACGGGAGAGGCGGCCGTTTGGGGTGCAAAACCTCTGGCCATGAACGAATACAAAATTCAGATTGCAAAAGGTCTTATCAAACAGACCCTGTTGGCCTGCAGGTAG
- a CDS encoding electron transfer flavoprotein subunit beta/FixA family protein, with protein sequence MSLNIVVCIKQVPNPDYFSKITLDPETGAISRKNIPTILNPVDENAIEEALRLRERFSGKVTAISMGPPQAKEVLDWALTLGVDESVLLCDRAFAAADSLATAYVLAAGIRKIGNVDIVLCGNESVDGATEQVGPQVAELLDIPHICNATDISLPNGRQAVVRRNIEYGHLTIEGCVPLLITVSREINQPRTATAEGILTLMDKVSRTWGVKDIEVDNDAIGLAGSPTRVGKSYEQKLERERMILTGSVDEMVAAAIKRLKAEALV encoded by the coding sequence ATGTCTCTTAACATCGTGGTATGTATAAAACAGGTTCCAAACCCCGATTATTTTTCAAAGATCACCTTGGATCCGGAGACCGGGGCGATTAGTCGGAAAAATATTCCAACGATACTGAACCCGGTAGATGAAAACGCCATAGAAGAAGCGCTCAGGCTTCGCGAACGATTTTCTGGGAAGGTCACGGCGATCAGCATGGGCCCGCCCCAGGCAAAGGAGGTTCTCGATTGGGCGTTGACATTGGGAGTCGATGAATCGGTGCTTCTCTGTGATCGGGCCTTTGCCGCGGCCGATTCGCTTGCCACCGCCTATGTCCTGGCTGCGGGTATCAGAAAGATCGGCAATGTCGATATCGTTTTGTGCGGAAACGAATCGGTAGACGGCGCGACCGAACAGGTGGGACCCCAGGTTGCCGAGTTGCTGGATATTCCCCACATCTGTAATGCGACGGATATCTCTTTGCCGAATGGCAGGCAGGCTGTGGTCAGGCGGAATATCGAGTATGGCCATCTGACAATTGAAGGGTGTGTGCCGCTCCTTATCACCGTGTCGAGGGAAATAAACCAACCGAGAACGGCCACGGCCGAAGGCATCCTTACCTTGATGGACAAGGTGTCGCGAACATGGGGGGTAAAGGACATTGAGGTGGACAACGACGCCATCGGGCTTGCCGGTTCTCCGACACGGGTAGGAAAGAGCTATGAGCAGAAACTCGAACGGGAACGAATGATTCTTACTGGTTCCGTGGATGAGATGGTCGCAGCTGCCATCAAAAGGCTCAAGGCTGAGGCGCTTGTATAG
- a CDS encoding electron transfer flavoprotein subunit alpha/FixB family protein — protein MNAIHEVWIWAEQRDGRLMDVSLEILGKASELAEEIGGGTAAILIGDELSPLARELIAYGADKVYLFSDPRLTYYQSDAYTRLISDLLEKQQPEILLLGGTTIGMDLAPSVAARIKTGLTAHSCKLEIDKSGDKPLLMAAVPGWGGGMIVNIACPEHRPQMVTVQQGVMEKPPRDDHHSGELIPMEVKLNERDFRVKCIEMVETIPEGPQIDTSDVVVVGGYGMKCQGSLLPLEELTDLLHGALGGTRPALDEGWIPECSMIGVNGKAIGPKLLITIGTSGANHYTAGFVKAGTVMAINSDPDAPIFDVCDIGIVGDALEVVPAMVKALKAL, from the coding sequence ATGAATGCAATACACGAGGTGTGGATCTGGGCGGAACAACGAGATGGAAGGCTGATGGATGTTTCCCTTGAGATTCTTGGAAAGGCTTCCGAACTTGCAGAAGAGATAGGAGGGGGTACCGCCGCGATACTCATTGGTGACGAGCTTTCGCCCCTGGCCCGGGAGTTGATCGCCTATGGTGCGGATAAAGTCTATCTTTTCAGCGATCCCCGGCTTACCTATTATCAAAGCGATGCATACACAAGGCTCATTAGCGATCTCCTTGAGAAACAGCAGCCGGAAATCTTGCTTTTGGGTGGTACCACCATTGGGATGGATCTGGCCCCCAGCGTTGCGGCAAGGATAAAGACCGGTTTAACGGCCCACAGCTGCAAACTCGAGATTGATAAAAGCGGAGACAAACCGTTATTGATGGCGGCCGTCCCCGGTTGGGGGGGCGGAATGATTGTCAATATCGCCTGTCCGGAACATCGGCCTCAAATGGTTACGGTGCAACAGGGCGTGATGGAGAAACCTCCGCGCGATGACCATCATTCCGGAGAACTCATCCCCATGGAAGTAAAACTCAATGAACGTGATTTTCGGGTGAAGTGCATCGAAATGGTTGAAACCATTCCGGAGGGGCCGCAAATCGATACCTCGGATGTTGTGGTCGTCGGAGGATACGGCATGAAATGCCAGGGATCCTTACTGCCCCTGGAGGAGCTGACTGATCTGCTCCACGGCGCCTTGGGCGGTACGCGTCCGGCCCTGGACGAGGGATGGATCCCCGAATGCAGCATGATCGGGGTGAACGGGAAGGCTATAGGTCCAAAGTTGTTGATTACCATCGGAACATCGGGTGCAAATCATTATACAGCCGGGTTTGTCAAAGCAGGTACGGTAATGGCCATAAACAGCGATCCGGATGCGCCGATATTCGATGTCTGCGATATCGGTATTGTCGGAGATGCTTTAGAGGTGGTTCCTGCGATGGTAAAGGCCTTGAAGGCCCTGTAG
- a CDS encoding UxaA family hydrolase, with translation MKQDAILITNRDNVATALRDVEAGQTCHFLKGEQAVSVVVQDAIVYGHKFAVVDIPKGADIIKYGEVMGRATADIPRGAHAHVQNIESLRGRGDLKHKGGT, from the coding sequence ATGAAACAAGATGCCATTTTGATTACAAATCGGGATAATGTTGCCACCGCTTTGCGGGATGTGGAAGCGGGGCAGACCTGCCATTTCCTGAAAGGAGAACAGGCGGTGAGTGTGGTTGTGCAAGATGCCATTGTCTATGGCCATAAATTTGCCGTTGTGGATATTCCCAAGGGCGCCGACATCATAAAGTATGGCGAGGTAATGGGGCGGGCCACCGCAGACATTCCCCGGGGAGCCCATGCGCATGTCCAGAATATCGAAAGCCTTCGCGGACGTGGTGACCTGAAACATAAGGGAGGTACATGA
- a CDS encoding UxaA family hydrolase translates to MNFLGYARKDGGVGTRNDVGILSTVICANEVAERIARQVSGTTPFLHHQGCCQTPVDINRVTDVLIGLGKNPNLAAVLLVSLGCESTNVDRVAKSIAETGKPVEIVTIQEEGGAAKAVAKGILLAQAMVTAVSELKREPFPISELVLGLKCGSSDTTSGLSSNPVVGILSDLIVKAGGTSILGEVTEFIGAEHLLARHAKNQETADAILSLVNQMENRAMQMGFDIRGGQPTGGNIKGGLTTIEEKSLGAIAKAGSAKIQAVYEYGVRPDVEGLVVMNSPGREPELLTGLAAAGATLITFTTGRGAPQGFPFVPVIKVTGNEKTWSNLKDHMDFNVSPVIDGSESLTDAGNRLLDEVVRVASGKKTKAEISGYTSSMDIYMTGPVI, encoded by the coding sequence ATGAATTTCCTCGGATATGCACGAAAAGATGGCGGCGTGGGAACTCGAAACGATGTAGGAATCCTTTCAACGGTGATTTGTGCGAATGAAGTGGCGGAAAGAATCGCTCGGCAGGTCTCCGGGACAACACCTTTTTTGCATCACCAGGGATGCTGCCAGACCCCCGTTGATATTAATAGAGTAACTGATGTCCTGATCGGATTGGGGAAGAATCCCAATCTGGCGGCAGTTTTGTTGGTCAGTCTTGGTTGTGAAAGTACAAACGTCGACCGGGTTGCAAAGTCCATCGCGGAAACGGGCAAGCCTGTTGAAATTGTTACAATCCAGGAAGAGGGTGGGGCAGCCAAGGCTGTCGCAAAGGGCATTCTGCTGGCCCAAGCTATGGTGACGGCGGTAAGCGAGCTGAAACGGGAACCCTTTCCCATCAGTGAACTGGTACTTGGCCTCAAATGCGGCAGTTCCGATACTACATCGGGACTCTCTTCAAACCCGGTCGTTGGAATCCTTTCCGATCTCATTGTAAAAGCAGGGGGGACATCTATTTTAGGAGAGGTAACCGAATTTATCGGCGCCGAACATCTTTTGGCACGCCATGCAAAGAATCAAGAGACTGCCGATGCAATTCTCTCTCTGGTGAACCAGATGGAGAACCGTGCCATGCAGATGGGCTTTGATATCCGGGGAGGCCAGCCGACCGGGGGAAATATCAAGGGTGGGCTCACGACCATCGAAGAAAAGTCTTTGGGAGCGATCGCCAAGGCGGGATCTGCAAAAATTCAGGCGGTGTATGAATACGGTGTTCGTCCCGATGTCGAAGGTTTGGTCGTCATGAACTCTCCCGGACGGGAACCGGAACTTCTTACCGGTTTGGCGGCGGCGGGAGCTACCCTCATCACATTTACAACGGGACGGGGGGCACCTCAGGGGTTTCCCTTCGTCCCTGTGATCAAGGTGACCGGAAACGAAAAGACGTGGAGTAACCTGAAAGACCACATGGATTTCAATGTCTCCCCGGTCATAGACGGTAGCGAGAGCCTTACGGATGCAGGAAACCGCCTCCTTGATGAGGTGGTTCGAGTTGCTTCGGGCAAAAAGACAAAGGCGGAAATATCAGGTTACACCAGTTCCATGGATATCTATATGACAGGGCCGGTTATATAG